In Lotus japonicus ecotype B-129 chromosome 5, LjGifu_v1.2, one genomic interval encodes:
- the LOC130718211 gene encoding uncharacterized protein LOC130718211, giving the protein MSSLRLGKKLQPAKRAWKSFSTRLQSRVHKVNIPKAIKSTYKQLLVTLHSLTSRTTPHAASNHHVHRHSKKNIPAVRIDDLFAEHASSSIHLDANKGHHARGETSRGKEVAPVGMEEDEEDMGGGSSGIETIEDAWKIVVAKSPKLQVDEKTRESKSPQLQVDEKAEEFISKFHQDMRIQKERSLLESQERLDRNG; this is encoded by the coding sequence ATGTCAAGTCTAAGGCTAGGAAAGAAGCTTCAACCTGCTAAGAGAGCATGGAAGAGCTTCTCCACCAGACTGCAATCAAGAGTACACAAGGTCAACATTCCTAAAGCCATCAAATCCACCTATAAACAGCTCCTTGTGACCTTGCATTCCCTCACTTCTAGAACAACACCACATGCTGCTTCTAACCACCATGTTCATAGGCATAGCAAAAAGAACATCCCTGCTGTACGCATCGATGACCTCTTTGCTGAGCATGCTTCTTCTTCCATCCATCTGGATGCCAACAAGGGCCATCATGCAAGAGGGGAAACAAGCAGAGGGAAAGAGGTAGCGCCGGTTGGCATggaagaggatgaggaagacATGGGAGGTGGGAGCAGTGGTATAGAAACTATTGAGGATGCATGGAAGATTGTAGTTGCTAAGTCACCTAAGCTGCAGGTAGATGAGAAAACAAGGGAGTCTAAGTCACCTCAGCTTCAGGTGGATGAGAAAGCAGAGGAGTTCATCTCCAAGTTTCATCAAGATATGAGGATTCAGAAAGAGAGGTCTCTGCTGGAATCACAGGAAAGGCTAGATCGAAATGGCTGA